In Microbacterium laevaniformans, a single window of DNA contains:
- a CDS encoding ATP-dependent helicase: MSDPIKPVIVGMPTDAARGAGGRVDEDLLVGLNPQQREAVTYRGQALLIVAGAGSGKTSVLTRRIASLLRGREAWPSQILAITFTNKAAGEMRERVQQLIGDTAQGMWISTFHSACVRILRREADQFGFTKSFTIYDSGDSRALIKRLVKQYEADAFGLTPASVQGRISKLKNELADAESFARTANMSDPAERLFAEIFADYQRSLQRANAFDFDDLIAQTVYLFRAFPHVADTYRRRFRHILVDEYQDTNHAQYALIHELTRPIEDVGALLDETDGASLTVVGDSDQSIYAFRGADIRNITEFERDYPGAKVVLLEQNYRSTQNILTAANAVISNNFDRKDKKLWTDFGAGDKIVGFTGYSQHDEAQFVADEVEALHRAGLPYGEMAVFYRTNSQSRALEEIFIRAAVPYKIMGGTKFYDRAEIKDAMAYLIAVANPADELSVRRILNKPRRGIGDVTETSIARYAADQDITFRDALTHASALGVGPKIQTAIAQLDAVLVEATAIMLPASGEAPPSTAVAEGLTLLLNKSGYLDALRMSKDPQDEARVENLDELVAVTREFARNNPDGTLLDFLTEVALVSDADDLADASGTVSLMTMHTAKGLEYDAVFVTGVEEDLIPHRISAGEPGGPQEERRLFYVALTRARKRLHLSLAMTRAQFGEVSVAMPSRFLQEIPYDLIDWRQSPGDINARGQGGSRALNGRRPGGFGGSGTSGGSRYGDDLVPLPRRDKPAGDLAKFANRIPAKVRDNGEMELAPGDRIRHEDFGEGRVDQVTGEGAKRVAHVRFDRAGQKKLLIKIAPIEKL; this comes from the coding sequence GTCATCGTCGGCATGCCCACGGACGCCGCGCGCGGTGCGGGAGGCCGGGTCGACGAGGATCTCCTGGTGGGCCTCAACCCGCAGCAGCGCGAAGCTGTCACCTATCGCGGACAAGCGCTGCTCATCGTGGCCGGCGCGGGCTCGGGGAAGACGAGCGTGCTCACGCGCCGCATCGCGTCGCTGCTGCGGGGACGTGAGGCCTGGCCGAGCCAGATCCTCGCCATCACCTTCACCAACAAGGCCGCCGGCGAGATGCGCGAGCGCGTGCAGCAGCTCATCGGCGACACCGCCCAGGGCATGTGGATCTCCACGTTCCACTCGGCGTGCGTGCGCATCCTCCGACGTGAGGCCGACCAGTTCGGCTTCACCAAGAGCTTCACGATCTACGACTCCGGCGACTCGCGCGCGCTCATCAAGCGACTCGTCAAGCAGTACGAGGCCGACGCGTTCGGGTTGACCCCGGCATCCGTGCAGGGGCGCATCTCGAAGCTGAAGAACGAGCTCGCGGATGCCGAGTCGTTCGCGCGCACGGCCAACATGAGCGACCCCGCCGAGCGCCTGTTCGCCGAGATCTTCGCCGACTATCAGCGTTCGCTGCAGCGCGCGAACGCGTTCGACTTCGACGATCTCATCGCCCAGACCGTGTATCTGTTCCGTGCGTTCCCGCACGTCGCCGACACCTACCGCCGCCGGTTCCGGCACATCCTCGTCGACGAGTACCAGGACACCAACCACGCCCAGTACGCGCTCATCCACGAGCTCACCCGGCCGATCGAAGACGTCGGTGCGCTGCTGGACGAGACCGACGGGGCGTCGCTGACCGTCGTCGGTGACTCCGACCAGTCGATCTACGCCTTCCGCGGCGCCGACATCCGCAACATCACCGAGTTCGAGCGCGACTACCCGGGCGCCAAGGTCGTACTACTCGAGCAGAACTACCGCTCGACGCAGAACATCCTGACCGCGGCCAACGCCGTCATCAGCAACAACTTCGACCGCAAGGACAAGAAGCTCTGGACCGACTTCGGCGCCGGAGACAAGATCGTCGGTTTCACCGGCTACTCGCAGCACGACGAGGCCCAGTTCGTCGCCGACGAGGTCGAAGCGCTGCACCGCGCCGGCCTGCCCTACGGCGAGATGGCCGTGTTCTACCGCACCAATTCGCAGTCCCGCGCGCTGGAAGAGATCTTCATCCGTGCCGCCGTTCCCTACAAGATCATGGGCGGCACCAAGTTCTACGACCGTGCCGAGATCAAAGACGCGATGGCCTACCTCATCGCGGTCGCCAACCCCGCCGACGAGCTGAGCGTCCGCCGCATCCTGAACAAGCCGCGCCGCGGCATCGGCGACGTCACCGAGACCTCCATCGCCCGCTACGCCGCCGATCAGGACATCACCTTCCGCGACGCGCTCACCCACGCGTCGGCGCTGGGCGTCGGCCCCAAGATCCAGACCGCGATCGCGCAGCTCGACGCCGTCCTCGTCGAGGCGACGGCCATCATGCTGCCCGCCTCGGGCGAGGCGCCGCCCTCGACCGCGGTCGCCGAGGGCCTCACCCTTCTGCTCAACAAGAGCGGCTACCTGGACGCCCTGCGCATGTCGAAGGACCCACAGGACGAGGCGCGCGTCGAGAACCTCGACGAGCTCGTGGCCGTCACCCGGGAGTTCGCCCGGAACAACCCCGACGGCACCCTCCTCGACTTCCTCACCGAGGTGGCGCTCGTCTCGGATGCCGATGACCTCGCCGACGCATCCGGCACTGTCTCGCTCATGACCATGCACACGGCCAAGGGGCTCGAGTACGACGCCGTGTTCGTCACCGGGGTCGAGGAAGATCTCATTCCGCACCGCATCTCCGCGGGGGAGCCGGGCGGTCCGCAGGAGGAACGGCGTCTGTTCTATGTCGCCCTCACGCGCGCCCGCAAGCGCTTGCACCTCTCGCTCGCCATGACCCGCGCCCAGTTCGGCGAGGTGTCGGTCGCGATGCCGTCGCGGTTCCTCCAGGAGATCCCGTACGACCTCATCGACTGGCGCCAGTCACCCGGTGACATCAACGCGCGCGGCCAGGGCGGCTCGCGCGCGCTGAACGGGCGTAGGCCGGGTGGGTTCGGCGGCTCGGGGACATCGGGTGGCTCGCGCTACGGCGACGACCTGGTCCCGCTGCCCCGGCGGGACAAGCCCGCGGGCGACCTCGCGAAGTTCGCCAACCGCATCCCCGCGAAGGTGCGCGACAACGGCGAGATGGAGCTGGCGCCCGGTGACCGCATCCGCCACGAGGACTTCGGAGAGGGCCGTGTCGATCAGGTGACGGGCGAAGGCGCCAAGCGCGTGGCCCACGTGCGCTTCGACCGCGCCGGGCAGAAGAAGCTGCTCATCAAGATCGCCCCGATCGAGAAGCTGTAG
- a CDS encoding SseB family protein, with amino-acid sequence MALFSRRDRSDKGDAAPASEVESVDALAGTDEPAEAAAVAAEAVPQVGISVSTFGADPTAPAPAAPTRPAATAPAPREIVPGLVDNALLQAALSALSAEPQNTEIMNVMRQAMQGQLFLRAQGDVQALLAAGEQINLAIATVEGKRFLLAFSGGAALQASVDSEGGVSTSVIGQPAIEVLRNAVGGGYDGVYLDHATLGARVILPSPLISRAVEESEPTFEIKTLLSGSRDESTAARVADALSRLPVWVAGNSDAEGRMGLAEARTPDGQRRMEVFSHPLEVVALGRGDSPLPVQPEQLGRALASEPGLTGVVVDPGGPWIELDRDALAGVLALAR; translated from the coding sequence ATGGCACTCTTCTCGCGTCGCGACCGTTCCGACAAGGGCGATGCCGCCCCGGCGTCCGAGGTCGAGTCCGTCGACGCCCTCGCGGGGACGGACGAACCCGCCGAAGCGGCCGCCGTCGCTGCCGAGGCCGTGCCGCAGGTCGGCATTTCGGTCTCCACCTTCGGCGCCGACCCGACGGCTCCGGCGCCCGCAGCTCCGACGCGCCCCGCAGCGACCGCGCCGGCGCCGCGGGAGATCGTCCCCGGTCTGGTCGACAACGCGCTGCTGCAGGCAGCCCTGTCCGCGCTGTCCGCGGAGCCGCAGAACACCGAGATCATGAACGTGATGCGCCAGGCGATGCAGGGGCAGCTGTTCCTGCGCGCCCAGGGCGACGTGCAGGCGCTGCTCGCCGCGGGCGAGCAGATCAACCTCGCGATCGCGACGGTGGAGGGTAAGCGCTTCCTGCTCGCCTTCAGCGGCGGCGCGGCGTTGCAGGCGAGCGTCGACTCCGAGGGCGGCGTGTCCACATCGGTCATCGGCCAGCCGGCGATCGAGGTGCTGCGCAACGCCGTCGGCGGCGGGTATGACGGCGTCTACCTCGACCACGCGACGCTCGGCGCCCGCGTGATCCTGCCGTCGCCGCTGATCAGCCGTGCGGTCGAGGAGAGCGAGCCGACCTTCGAGATCAAGACCCTGCTTTCGGGATCGCGCGATGAGAGCACGGCGGCACGCGTCGCCGATGCCCTCTCGCGCCTGCCGGTCTGGGTGGCCGGCAACAGTGACGCCGAGGGGCGCATGGGTCTCGCCGAGGCGCGCACCCCGGACGGACAGCGCCGCATGGAGGTGTTCTCGCACCCGTTGGAGGTCGTTGCACTCGGCCGCGGCGACAGCCCCCTGCCGGTGCAGCCCGAGCAGCTGGGTCGCGCGTTGGCATCCGAGCCCGGCCTCACCGGGGTCGTCGTGGATCCGGGTGGCCCCTGGATCGAACTCGACCGCGACGCGCTCGCGGGCGTGCTCGCACTCGCCCGCTGA
- the ligD gene encoding non-homologous end-joining DNA ligase, which translates to MASERITLDVAGRDVSLSSPHRVIWPQLGITKQELAEYVIAVSEPFLRANGHRPVSLERFPDTVDGERFFSKNPPRGVPEYVHDVMCTYNSGRRHPQVVLDEAAAIVWAVQMNTVVFHPWASLAADTDNPVELRIDLDPQPGTDFADAAAVAPVLRDVLREAGLEPWLKTSGNRGIHVFCPIEPTHEFLDVRHAVIAAGRELARRMPDAVTVDWWKEERGRRIFVDFNQANRDRTMAGAYSPRALPSATVATPITWAELADGVDPAAFTVRTVPQRLAAVGDPWEGLQENPGRIDVLLEWWRRDREAGLGELPFPPEFPKMPGEPPRVQPSRAKKD; encoded by the coding sequence ATGGCCTCGGAGCGCATCACCCTGGACGTTGCGGGCCGGGACGTCTCGCTGTCCAGTCCGCACCGCGTCATCTGGCCGCAGCTCGGCATCACGAAGCAGGAACTCGCCGAGTACGTGATCGCGGTGTCAGAGCCGTTCCTGCGCGCGAACGGCCACCGTCCGGTTTCGCTCGAGCGGTTCCCCGACACGGTCGACGGGGAGCGCTTCTTCTCGAAGAACCCGCCGCGCGGCGTGCCGGAGTACGTCCACGACGTGATGTGCACCTACAACAGCGGGCGCCGTCACCCGCAGGTCGTCCTCGACGAGGCCGCCGCGATCGTCTGGGCGGTGCAGATGAACACCGTCGTCTTCCATCCGTGGGCCTCGCTCGCCGCCGACACCGACAATCCCGTCGAACTGCGCATCGATCTCGACCCGCAGCCGGGAACCGACTTCGCGGATGCCGCGGCCGTCGCCCCGGTGCTGCGCGACGTGCTGCGCGAGGCCGGCCTCGAGCCGTGGCTGAAGACCAGCGGCAACCGCGGCATCCACGTGTTCTGCCCCATCGAGCCGACGCACGAGTTCCTCGATGTCCGCCACGCCGTCATCGCGGCCGGGCGAGAGCTCGCGCGACGGATGCCGGATGCCGTGACGGTCGACTGGTGGAAGGAGGAGCGCGGACGGCGCATCTTCGTCGACTTCAACCAGGCCAATCGCGACCGCACCATGGCCGGCGCCTACAGCCCGCGCGCCCTGCCGTCGGCGACCGTCGCGACGCCCATCACCTGGGCGGAGCTGGCCGACGGCGTCGACCCCGCCGCGTTCACCGTGCGCACGGTGCCGCAACGACTCGCCGCGGTGGGCGATCCGTGGGAGGGTCTGCAGGAGAACCCCGGTCGCATCGATGTGCTGCTCGAGTGGTGGCGACGCGATCGCGAGGCGGGCCTGGGGGAGCTGCCGTTCCCGCCCGAGTTCCCCAAGATGCCGGGGGAGCCGCCGCGCGTCCAACCCAGTCGGGCGAAGAAGGACTGA
- a CDS encoding AI-2E family transporter translates to MGLFRDRTVRIDQHGTDGVDVRPVGRPWSLWADAFGALAIRAVQIIVVVALAAGIIWGIRQLTVVTIPLVIALILASAFAPLMAWLRGRGIPSLVATLIALFAIALVLTAVGWLIIWAVRDQWDELATQAQGGFTDLMAWAGTLPFQIDHAQIDEWLKTLTDFVTSAQFGSGALAGVSAVANFITGLVLMVVMLFFFLKDGPQMWAFLLRPFRGEPYQRALRVGDKTVTVLGSYVRGTATVAAVDAVGILIGLLILQVPLALPLAVLVFLLAFIPIVGATLAGILAALVALVANGWVVALLVVGVVVLVNQLEGNLLQPVLMGRSMQLHAFVILIALTAGTVLGGIVGAVLAVPITAVAWGIVQVWDGPHTPARWARPHRREAIARTD, encoded by the coding sequence ATGGGACTGTTCCGCGACCGCACCGTCCGCATCGACCAGCACGGCACGGACGGGGTCGACGTGCGCCCGGTGGGCAGACCGTGGAGCCTCTGGGCGGATGCCTTCGGCGCCCTCGCGATCCGGGCGGTGCAGATCATCGTGGTTGTGGCCCTCGCCGCGGGGATCATCTGGGGCATCCGCCAGCTGACCGTCGTGACGATCCCGCTCGTGATCGCGCTGATCCTGGCCTCGGCGTTCGCGCCGCTCATGGCCTGGCTGCGCGGGCGCGGCATCCCCTCTCTCGTCGCGACGCTGATCGCCCTGTTCGCGATCGCCCTCGTCCTCACCGCGGTGGGCTGGCTGATCATCTGGGCCGTGCGCGACCAGTGGGATGAGCTAGCGACACAGGCGCAGGGCGGCTTCACCGATCTGATGGCGTGGGCGGGCACCCTGCCGTTCCAGATCGATCATGCCCAGATCGACGAGTGGCTGAAGACCCTCACCGACTTCGTGACGAGCGCGCAGTTCGGCAGCGGCGCCCTCGCCGGCGTCAGCGCCGTGGCGAACTTCATCACCGGCCTCGTGCTGATGGTCGTGATGCTGTTCTTCTTCCTCAAGGACGGTCCGCAGATGTGGGCCTTCCTGCTGCGGCCGTTCCGCGGCGAGCCGTACCAGCGCGCGCTGCGGGTCGGCGACAAGACCGTGACGGTGCTCGGTTCGTACGTGCGCGGCACGGCGACCGTCGCCGCGGTCGATGCCGTTGGCATCCTGATCGGGCTGCTGATCCTGCAGGTGCCGTTGGCCCTGCCGCTGGCGGTGCTGGTGTTCCTGCTGGCGTTCATCCCGATCGTCGGTGCGACCCTCGCCGGCATCCTCGCTGCGCTGGTCGCCCTCGTGGCCAACGGCTGGGTCGTGGCCCTCCTCGTGGTGGGCGTGGTCGTGCTCGTCAATCAGCTGGAGGGCAACCTGCTGCAGCCCGTGCTCATGGGACGCTCGATGCAGCTGCACGCCTTCGTCATCCTCATCGCCCTGACCGCCGGCACCGTGCTGGGCGGCATCGTCGGGGCCGTGCTCGCCGTGCCGATCACCGCGGTCGCGTGGGGGATCGTGCAGGTGTGGGACGGCCCGCACACCCCGGCGCGGTGGGCGCGCCCGCATCGCCGCGAGGCGATCGCCCGCACCGACTGA
- a CDS encoding threonine/serine exporter family protein gives MVPAPPDEPSAAPSEPLEPTVTQELALEPVQFIARTDAVLRLGSLMLGAGASSARVRDSMVRAAEAVGIDDVHCRVGMTDIVLTAGRGQMFRTRVAEVPRPTVDADRMTALKRLTARLQPGTTPAHLQGELREVERMPRRYSDLTRVLAAALACAAFALLNNGGWQEFVAVGIAAAAGQWVRMLIHRLRTNEFLLVFASAMTALLVYLAAAQVFVALGVPGGQHDAALTSAVLYLVPGFPLVTGALDLARLDLNAGIARVTYAVLVLLATGTAVWGVATVFDATVTQVAAPEFAEPFLSLVRLAAGFVGVLGFALLFGTPWAIALTASSLGAVANVGRLALVDAHVNPAVAAAAAALAVGLGAYLFGDRLRAARVTLTVPAVLIMVPGAAAYRSIAGVIGGDTVAAIQNATTALFVVVALAIGLTVARVLTEREWSRPAR, from the coding sequence ATGGTCCCCGCCCCGCCCGACGAGCCGTCCGCTGCGCCGTCCGAGCCCCTGGAACCCACGGTGACGCAGGAGCTCGCACTCGAACCGGTGCAGTTCATCGCCCGCACGGACGCGGTGCTGCGCCTGGGATCGCTCATGCTGGGGGCGGGTGCCTCCTCCGCGCGGGTGCGCGACAGCATGGTGCGGGCCGCGGAAGCGGTGGGAATCGACGACGTGCACTGCCGCGTCGGCATGACCGACATCGTGCTCACCGCCGGGCGCGGTCAGATGTTCCGCACACGCGTGGCGGAAGTTCCTCGTCCGACCGTCGACGCCGACCGCATGACGGCCCTGAAACGTCTGACGGCGCGTCTGCAGCCGGGCACGACGCCGGCTCACCTGCAGGGCGAGCTGCGCGAGGTCGAGCGGATGCCGCGGCGCTACTCCGATCTGACGCGCGTGCTGGCGGCCGCGCTGGCGTGTGCGGCCTTCGCGCTGCTGAACAACGGTGGGTGGCAGGAGTTCGTCGCCGTCGGGATCGCGGCGGCGGCGGGCCAGTGGGTGCGGATGCTCATCCACCGCCTCCGCACGAACGAGTTCCTGCTCGTGTTCGCCTCGGCGATGACGGCCCTGCTGGTGTACCTGGCCGCCGCGCAGGTGTTCGTCGCCCTCGGCGTTCCCGGCGGACAGCACGACGCGGCACTGACCAGCGCCGTGCTCTATCTCGTTCCCGGCTTCCCGCTCGTGACCGGCGCCCTCGACCTCGCCCGACTGGATCTCAACGCCGGCATCGCCCGGGTCACCTATGCCGTCCTGGTGCTGCTGGCCACCGGCACCGCCGTCTGGGGAGTCGCGACCGTCTTCGACGCGACCGTCACGCAGGTCGCCGCCCCCGAGTTCGCCGAGCCGTTCCTGTCGCTCGTCCGACTCGCCGCCGGCTTCGTCGGGGTACTCGGTTTCGCTCTGCTGTTCGGCACGCCCTGGGCGATCGCTCTGACGGCATCGAGTCTCGGCGCCGTCGCGAACGTCGGGCGCTTGGCGCTCGTCGACGCCCACGTCAATCCCGCCGTCGCCGCCGCTGCCGCCGCCCTGGCCGTGGGACTCGGCGCCTACCTCTTCGGTGATCGGCTGCGCGCCGCACGCGTGACCCTGACCGTGCCGGCCGTGCTGATCATGGTTCCGGGGGCGGCCGCGTACCGCTCGATCGCCGGTGTCATCGGCGGCGACACGGTGGCGGCGATCCAGAATGCGACGACCGCGCTGTTCGTCGTCGTGGCCCTCGCGATCGGCCTGACCGTGGCGCGCGTGCTCACCGAGCGGGAGTGGTCGCGTCCGGCCCGGTGA
- a CDS encoding ATP-dependent DNA ligase, whose translation MPYDIPAPMLAKAVSAVPDPARTPGGLAFEPKWDGFRALLSWDGTDVEIGSRGAKPLTRYFPELVAACTALLPEPCLLDGEIVVALDGSDGRRRLSWEALSQRIHPAASRIALLSRETPAMFIAFDLLARGERDLQQEPFSTRRAELEDLLRTVPAPVHVTRTTGDHDLATQWLARFEGAGLDGVIAKPLALPYAPGKRTMFKIKHARTADVVLLGYRVHKSGHGVGSLLLGLYDENGDLRNVGGASAFSDVRRRELVDELAPLVVTDAEGTAMTGQTDRSRFSATKDTSFVRLRPERVLEVRYDQLEGARFRHTVQFERWRPDRDPRSCTFAQLEQVRAYDLADVLD comes from the coding sequence ATGCCGTACGACATCCCCGCACCGATGCTGGCGAAGGCCGTCAGCGCCGTTCCCGACCCCGCCCGCACCCCCGGGGGCCTCGCGTTCGAGCCGAAATGGGACGGATTTCGCGCCCTGCTGTCGTGGGACGGCACCGACGTCGAGATCGGCTCGCGCGGGGCAAAGCCGCTCACCCGCTACTTCCCCGAACTCGTCGCCGCGTGCACCGCCCTGCTGCCCGAGCCGTGCCTGCTCGACGGGGAGATCGTGGTGGCGCTCGACGGATCCGACGGGCGTCGGCGGCTGTCATGGGAGGCGCTGTCACAGCGCATCCACCCCGCCGCCTCACGCATCGCCCTGCTGAGCAGGGAGACGCCCGCGATGTTCATCGCCTTCGACCTCCTCGCCCGCGGCGAGCGCGATCTCCAGCAGGAGCCGTTCTCGACGCGCCGCGCAGAACTCGAAGACCTCCTGCGGACGGTCCCCGCCCCGGTGCACGTGACGCGCACGACGGGTGACCACGACCTGGCGACGCAGTGGCTCGCCCGCTTCGAAGGCGCCGGGCTGGACGGGGTGATCGCCAAACCGCTCGCCCTGCCCTACGCGCCCGGAAAGCGGACGATGTTCAAGATCAAACACGCCCGCACGGCCGACGTCGTGCTGCTCGGCTACCGCGTGCACAAGAGCGGCCACGGTGTCGGCTCGCTGCTGCTGGGGCTGTACGACGAGAACGGCGATCTCCGCAACGTCGGCGGAGCGTCGGCCTTCAGCGATGTGCGCAGGCGTGAGCTCGTCGACGAGCTGGCGCCTCTCGTCGTCACGGATGCCGAGGGCACCGCCATGACCGGACAGACCGACCGTTCGCGCTTCTCGGCGACGAAGGACACCTCGTTCGTCCGGCTGCGGCCGGAGCGCGTGCTCGAGGTGCGCTACGACCAGCTCGAGGGCGCACGCTTTCGCCACACGGTGCAGTTCGAGCGGTGGCGGCCCGACCGCGACCCGCGCTCGTGCACCTTCGCCCAGCTGGAACAGGTGCGCGCATACGACCTGGCGGACGTCCTGGACTGA
- a CDS encoding acyl-CoA dehydrogenase: MAAEYQAPTADYAFLFGEAFGLDIVARATGGELTAADGADVIAGAGEFAASVLAPLQSIGDREGARLVDGQVRLPDGFAEAYAAFVDAGWISAEAPDSAGGDGLPGAIRAGLGEIWNASNAAFALCWLLTAGQIHALDAAASDQIRETYLTKLVSGQWTGTMNLTEPAAGTDLGAIRTIATPRGDGTYAIRGQKIFITWGDHDVAENIVHLVLARTPGAPDGAKGLSLFVAPKYLVNTDGSLGDRNAVTTVAVEHKLGIHGSPTCVLSYEDAIGYLVGEVGGGLAGMFVMMNSARIAMGFQATGIADRALQQATAYAADRVQGRVLGREGTAPIAEHPDVRRLLLSMRSEVFAMRALGVYVADLFDRAEQTDHAAVLAMAEFFVPILKGWSTEDAVALTSDAIQVHGGMGFIEETGAAQHYRDARIMPIYEGTTAIQSNDLIGRKVIRNQGATAEALFADITGTVAALRAAGGDVAARTAARLERAVDAARRATADLIGFADAPRDAHAVSVPYLMLLGVLAGGWMHALAVVAVAAHATPEEADAQRLTAADFYGAHHLPRVHALAETVASGETV, from the coding sequence ATGGCCGCTGAGTACCAGGCCCCCACCGCCGACTACGCCTTCCTGTTCGGCGAGGCGTTCGGTCTCGACATCGTCGCCCGCGCGACCGGCGGCGAGCTCACCGCCGCCGACGGCGCGGATGTGATCGCCGGAGCCGGTGAGTTCGCGGCGTCCGTCCTCGCGCCGCTGCAGAGCATCGGCGATCGCGAGGGCGCTCGTCTCGTCGACGGCCAGGTGCGTCTGCCCGACGGGTTCGCCGAGGCCTACGCCGCCTTCGTCGACGCGGGATGGATCAGCGCCGAAGCACCGGACTCGGCCGGCGGTGACGGACTCCCCGGGGCGATTCGGGCCGGTCTCGGCGAGATCTGGAACGCCTCGAACGCCGCGTTCGCGCTGTGCTGGCTGCTCACCGCCGGACAGATCCATGCGCTGGATGCCGCGGCATCCGATCAGATCCGCGAGACGTACCTGACGAAGCTGGTCTCGGGCCAATGGACGGGCACGATGAACCTCACCGAGCCGGCGGCGGGCACCGACCTCGGCGCCATCCGCACGATCGCCACACCCCGCGGGGACGGCACGTACGCGATCCGCGGGCAGAAGATCTTCATCACCTGGGGCGATCACGACGTCGCCGAGAACATCGTTCACCTCGTTCTCGCACGCACGCCCGGCGCCCCCGACGGGGCCAAGGGGCTGTCACTGTTCGTCGCGCCCAAGTACCTCGTCAACACGGACGGCTCGCTCGGCGATCGCAATGCCGTCACGACCGTCGCCGTCGAGCACAAGCTCGGCATCCACGGCAGCCCCACCTGCGTGCTCTCCTACGAGGACGCCATCGGGTACCTCGTCGGCGAGGTCGGCGGGGGACTGGCCGGCATGTTCGTGATGATGAATTCCGCCCGCATCGCGATGGGGTTCCAGGCGACCGGCATCGCCGACCGCGCGCTGCAGCAGGCCACGGCCTATGCCGCTGATCGGGTACAGGGACGCGTCCTCGGCCGCGAGGGCACCGCGCCGATCGCGGAGCACCCCGACGTGCGCCGGCTGCTGCTGTCGATGCGCAGCGAAGTCTTCGCGATGCGCGCTCTGGGCGTCTACGTCGCCGACCTGTTCGACCGGGCGGAGCAGACCGACCATGCCGCCGTGCTCGCGATGGCCGAGTTCTTCGTGCCGATTCTGAAGGGCTGGTCGACGGAGGATGCCGTGGCGCTGACGAGCGACGCCATCCAGGTGCACGGGGGCATGGGCTTCATCGAGGAGACCGGTGCGGCTCAGCACTACCGCGACGCCCGCATCATGCCGATCTACGAAGGCACCACCGCGATCCAGTCCAACGACCTCATCGGACGCAAGGTCATCCGAAACCAGGGGGCGACCGCCGAGGCGCTCTTCGCCGACATCACCGGCACCGTCGCGGCACTGCGCGCGGCGGGCGGCGACGTCGCGGCGCGCACGGCCGCACGCCTCGAGCGGGCCGTGGATGCCGCGCGTCGCGCAACCGCCGATCTCATCGGCTTCGCCGACGCGCCGCGGGATGCGCACGCCGTCAGCGTGCCTTATCTGATGCTCCTCGGCGTCCTTGCCGGCGGTTGGATGCACGCGCTGGCGGTCGTCGCGGTCGCGGCCCACGCCACCCCGGAGGAGGCCGACGCGCAGCGGCTGACCGCGGCGGACTTCTACGGCGCGCACCACCTGCCGCGCGTGCACGCGCTCGCCGAGACCGTCGCCTCGGGGGAGACGGTCTGA
- a CDS encoding TetR/AcrR family transcriptional regulator, protein MAEASPTSSRNAVVAAALDLFAAHGFEATSVEQIAQAAGVSRSTFFRQFGGKDDVVFSDHDVLLAHLRQKLTAGGESAGQNPWAAACAASVDVFRHFAAEPELARRRYAVVRQVPALRDREIVTVFQYERLFDDYLRSALPGLDPIDAVAFSAAVTAVHNHVLRRLLRGTEDIPESVLTDAYDELMHRFGVHPDGEQAQNDDVVVATFPRRMPMAEVVRRLRDEL, encoded by the coding sequence ATGGCCGAAGCGTCTCCCACCTCCTCCCGCAACGCCGTCGTCGCCGCTGCGCTGGACCTCTTCGCCGCGCACGGGTTCGAAGCGACCTCGGTGGAGCAGATCGCGCAGGCCGCCGGAGTCTCCCGGTCGACCTTCTTCCGTCAGTTCGGCGGCAAGGACGACGTCGTGTTCAGCGACCACGACGTGCTCCTCGCGCACCTGCGTCAGAAGCTGACGGCCGGCGGCGAGAGCGCCGGACAGAACCCGTGGGCCGCGGCGTGCGCGGCATCGGTCGACGTCTTCCGCCACTTCGCCGCCGAGCCCGAACTCGCCCGCCGCCGTTACGCGGTGGTGCGCCAGGTGCCGGCGCTGCGCGACCGCGAGATCGTGACCGTCTTCCAGTACGAGCGGCTCTTCGACGACTACCTGCGCTCCGCGCTCCCGGGCCTCGACCCGATCGACGCCGTGGCGTTCTCTGCCGCCGTGACCGCGGTGCACAACCACGTCCTGCGCCGCCTGCTGCGCGGCACCGAGGACATCCCCGAGTCGGTGCTGACCGACGCCTACGACGAGCTCATGCACCGCTTCGGCGTGCACCCGGACGGCGAGCAGGCGCAGAACGACGACGTCGTCGTGGCGACCTTCCCCCGTCGGATGCCGATGGCCGAGGTCGTGCGGCGCCTGCGCGACGAGCTCTGA